AGGCGAcggatttctcattttccaACTACACAACCCGAGCTAAAGGTACTCTTATCAAAATTAACCCAGTCCCCCTGGTAATTGATTATACGTCCTACATGTTATTTGACTAATATAACACATATACAAGAAATGATTTATGCACTAGTTGAATCAATCAATACCCAACCTCGAGAGTAAAAGGAGAGCCCGGAGAAATAAAAACTTACACTTTCAGAGATAGCTGCTGTTGATTAATGAATGTTTACAGTCAAACACAAGCAAATCAGGCTGACTACTTCCAATAAAAGTTTacgagaaaaaaaaaactataaacaCAGTCACCACGTAATATCTACAAAACTGATTCAGCACTTGCTCCTATTTCCAATTCTCAAGTAGTCACTAGGTGAGGAGCAGCTCCCCTAAAAGGAAGCATGCATGAGTAAGTGACATACTTGACACTGTCAATCAGAACAACTACGAAAATTCGAGAAAGGGCCTTTGCTCCCATCACACCATCAACATCAGTATCACTTGCCTCCCTAGGATCCACGAGCACAGAAACAACCACAGAAGATGCTGACTTATTTAAGTTCAGGTTCTTGTTTTGTGAATGTCTTCCAGCTTGTTCCTCGGAAATGTTATGAGAGGATCCAGGAAAGGGAATAGGATGACCGCGGAGGATCCTGCGGTTCCTTCCCTTGCTGAGGTGCGAAGAATTCTTATTTTGCTGTTCAGAAATATTTCTTGAGGCAGTAGCTGGGACAATGGCTCCTGAAGTGGAAGCTGACGACACGTCAAACTGGAAAACTTCAGTGCACATCCCCGAGCTCAGCATCGGACCTGAAGGAAACCTTAGCGTTATACTTTCTGAAATTTGACCGTGTGACCCATGAGCAAGAAAATAGTGCAAATATTCTCTCCGAGGATCAGCAAAAATTTGTTCACTTGGGTAACGATGAAGTATTATTCAACcaacttgaaaaaaaaaaaagatctaTCAACAAGAGATATATATTTAAGAACTGCATAATTCAGTTTTTTAATCTGTAATTCCATAATTTTTTTGCCGAGGATGATGTTTATTAGCCATGGAAAATACATGACTCTGAACCAGCGAGTTGTTTATATGAGTTGCATGCACTTGAGTCGTCCCATACATAAGGGGAGTCGAGGCAAAcgaaacatttaaaatcataacaCTTTGTACTACATCAATATGTACAAAGAGGTAAGATACCAGCCTTTGAAAACAGCAGGAATGAAAAGCCATGAGTCGCACATAAGCTAGCATGAGCAAAAAAACCATGTGTACAACTTTGGATGCCACATAATTCctaaaaaaatacaatattttcttttgcatgcATAGGATCAAATCTGTCTTTACATAACCACATGAATAGTCAATGTTAGGATTATAACTCAGAATAACACATACAAAAAGAAGCCATGTGCAAGAGAATATTATAACATGGGTTACCAGAAAGGCCTTCACGGAACCATTGCTGAAGCCTGCCATCGTTGACTTTCGACTTCAAACTATCTTTGTCTGCTGAACCAGAGCCCAGTTCCCTTAGGTGAGGGAGCCGAGCACCATTTCTTCCCATACCAGGGACAGGAACAGCAGGAGCCAAATCTCCACGAACTGCTAAACCATTTACACCACCTCCCTGACCCTGCGATATCGTGGCCTTTTCACTTGCCAACACTGAATGGATTATCAAATTTCCATCTATCTTAACAAGCTTATCATTCCTAGGAACATACAATGATGCAACAAGGGGTTTGCTCCCATTTCCCAAATGAACAATCTCATCAGTTCCTGGCTCCCCTCGACTTCCATGACCTCTTTGACTACAATGTGCACCACCACCACTATTACAACTAGATTCTCTTCCACCACCATACTTCTCAACATGCTCAGTCCCATTTTTCACAAACAACCTCCCATGGTAATTCTCATAATATCCACCTCCAACATAACTGTTATCACTGGAAAATGCCTCCCTAACACCTCCATATTTCATACTGATAATTGGAACCAAATCtccaaataatataataaaaaacagCAAACCAATAAAGCTAACAGCTGCAACCTTCTTGCTCTTTGCCCCCCCACTCTTCTTAGCTTCCACCTTCTTACTGACCTTTGCCACGTTGGCTGGCTGTTGTGATTTCAATCTTGGGATTGGAACCAGTGGCACTTGAGATCCATGTAGCCTCATCATGTACGGGGGAGCAGATGGCATCCATGGATACATCGTGGCTGGGTGTGGAAACATCCCAGGATGAGGAGTTGCCAATTGAGGAGGTGGGACTGCGCCATTACTCCCACCAGCGCCCATTTGTTGCCGTAGAGTCATGTTTTCAGTCATAAAGAATGAAATCTTTGCATTCAAGTCTTGTATTGTAGAATGCATTGTCCTCACTTTATCCTCCAACTCGTCAACATATTGCTTCTTCCTCTGTCTTGATAATTGCGCACTCTCTCTGTTCCTCATCAACCTTGCCTTCTTTTTATCGTCATCTTCATTCGAACCACTGATACTACAATTATTATGGTTAGTCTCAACATTATACTCGGATTTCCTAAACTTGTTAATCCTGGACCCTAAATTATTATCCACGTCACAAACTGCTAAATCATTGCTCTCTTTTTTCCTCTTTAACATAGAACTATTGACATTATCGTTTGGTGATCCTCTGAATTCAATCTTTTGATCAACATTATCAGAACTGATCAAACCGAAGTTAGCATCTGGCATAGAATTTCCCGATCTGGCGCAATTTTCGGAGTTCTTTGATACATTGGAACAACAATTCCCAGAACCCTGTGATTCGGGGGAAGGGCAATAAGTTGCCTTAGCTTCAGCACCAGAACTTACAGAGTTCCCTGGATTTGAACCATTTGATTCAGGCGACGGGACATTGAGATAATCAGAAATCTGATTAGATTCTAGACCTGGAGAATTCGAATCCAGAACCCCGGACCCATTTGAGCTCTTGTCGCTGCCTGTGGGCAGATGACGCAAGTTTGGACAATCTGATTTGAAAACACCGTGATATGGATCAAAATTAAGACCTGATCCGGCATTGGCTTCGTCAAGCAAATTGCCATTTTCTAAATGGTTGGTGTTGTAGATCGGATCGGAGAGTAATTCTTCAAGATCGGAAGAAGGGAGGCATAGGTCGTCGAATGAGAAATCGAAATCAACGTCTTCATGAAACGCGTCGTCGTATTGATTGTCCCCCGAGCCGTTACTCTCCATAAACTGTTGGGAAAAGAAGGCATCGTCGAGGGGCGGAATCGCAAGGCTGGAACTGAAATCGGCATCATTAGCCGGAGGCGGGACGACGACCTCCGTTGGATCAGACATTCCGTGTGTGTCATGAATTGTGAGACCAGACGAGAGAATCGGGGGATTTCTTCGGGTAGAGTTTCGCTGACTTCGAATAAAGAACACGTGGCAACGATGTCACGTGTTCTGGGACATATTTATGTATTGTATCAATTtgcacaaaataaataaatttcaaatatcatAATAAGATTTTTTTCAGGAGATGTTGGTTAAAAATCTtcgatcaaaatattttttttggttcattttttatttataaattgtGGTATTATGTcatataaaatatgatataCTTCATGTGATGTGAAAATATGGtatacttcatgtggaaatattgtactaaaaaaaattcagagattaaacaaaaaaaatcgacgACATGAAAACGGAAGGCTcaatttttcgatttttttctAACCTTAGATCCTTAAATCTATTGCCCATTATGTTATGACATAAAAAAGGACAAAAGTTAACATGATTTGTTAGCGCGTGATTGGGTGCAAGTACGTGTGTAAGGAAGTCTCTAAGTTTTGACTTTCAACTTCGACTACTAAGCGTGACACgtgaattttttattatttttaattggcaataatttaaatttttgtatttttatggAATATCATCTTTTTTTTATAACAATAATGGATATTCTCGAAGACTCTtctaacatttattttatcgttttttattatattttatttcttacgtCACGAAGCAGGAATAAAAATCAATCTAATTATCCCGTTCGTACGGAGTGGAAGAAGAAGGGTTGCCCTTTTCTTCTCTTGATCCAATCGCCCCACTCTCTCTCTCTGTCTGTAGAGAGAGAATATCCTACGCTTCAGGGGCAGGGGTCTCCGCACATGCATCCATAGATATATATACAAGAGGGCGTTGGGAGTATGGATTTGAGTTTGACTTCTGGAGCTAGTGCTGAAGCTGGTGAGAGTGGTGGTGTTTTGGAGCAAAGGGTGGAAGAGAACGAGCCACCTGCATACGCTTCTGTGGTGGATTCATTTCTCATAGAAGCTCTTCGGAACCCACGTCATCGTTTAACtggtttgtttttctttttccttttttttttaatttatggtCGCGTTGTTTTTATATCTTGTGTTGAATTTATTGCCAGTTTTTTATATGTGTAATTGAGAACTGTTCTTTCCGGGGCTGGAGTAGCTTTGGAAGATTTGGAAGTTTGCTTTAGCTGTATCAGGTGTAATTGGGGTTTGGCTGCGAGGGCAATGGTTCGGTTTTATCTTGATTAATCGACTGTGTAATTCAAGAAGCTACGGAACTTGCTGATGCGGATCGATTTAAATAAACATCTGAATTGCACGTCATTTTGTTAGACCTTAGATATAGATTTtcaaatttgtgaaatttattgAAGCCATAGAATGTAACATGGTCTGCACAAGTGGCTTGCTTATGGTTAGTGATACCCCCGGTGGGAGGATGGGCTCGGCCCGCTCTCGATAGCCCATATCAAGCAAAGCCCAACATGCATTCAGAAGAAAGCTTGAGGCTGTCCGGGAGGTCATCTCTGGCCGACCTCCCATATCAGAAGTTCCAGCCATTGGAGAGGTCAGCCGACCTCCCTGGACGACCTCCCTGGCCGACCTCCCGAGCTGACCTCCAAGAAGCTATTATCGGGACGATCGAAAACCCTCGGCCGAGCTCCCGAGCCGAGGTCCCAGGAGGTCCTAGCGTCTCGTGGGCCCATACCTGCGAGAACTCTTACTCAAATATTAAGCGCGTAGCCCACAGAGATCAAGGCCCAGAAAGGTAAAGCCCATTAAAGATCTTATCAAATCTGTCACCATATCTTATCAA
The Primulina eburnea isolate SZY01 chromosome 5, ASM2296580v1, whole genome shotgun sequence genome window above contains:
- the LOC140832249 gene encoding bZIP transcription factor 17-like yields the protein MSDPTEVVVPPPANDADFSSSLAIPPLDDAFFSQQFMESNGSGDNQYDDAFHEDVDFDFSFDDLCLPSSDLEELLSDPIYNTNHLENGNLLDEANAGSGLNFDPYHGVFKSDCPNLRHLPTGSDKSSNGSGVLDSNSPGLESNQISDYLNVPSPESNGSNPGNSVSSGAEAKATYCPSPESQGSGNCCSNVSKNSENCARSGNSMPDANFGLISSDNVDQKIEFRGSPNDNVNSSMLKRKKESNDLAVCDVDNNLGSRINKFRKSEYNVETNHNNCSISGSNEDDDKKKARLMRNRESAQLSRQRKKQYVDELEDKVRTMHSTIQDLNAKISFFMTENMTLRQQMGAGGSNGAVPPPQLATPHPGMFPHPATMYPWMPSAPPYMMRLHGSQVPLVPIPRLKSQQPANVAKVSKKVEAKKSGGAKSKKVAAVSFIGLLFFIILFGDLVPIISMKYGGVREAFSSDNSYVGGGYYENYHGRLFVKNGTEHVEKYGGGRESSCNSGGGAHCSQRGHGSRGEPGTDEIVHLGNGSKPLVASLYVPRNDKLVKIDGNLIIHSVLASEKATISQGQGGGVNGLAVRGDLAPAVPVPGMGRNGARLPHLRELGSGSADKDSLKSKVNDGRLQQWFREGLSGPMLSSGMCTEVFQFDVSSASTSGAIVPATASRNISEQQNKNSSHLSKGRNRRILRGHPIPFPGSSHNISEEQAGRHSQNKNLNLNKSASSVVVSVLVDPREASDTDVDGVMGAKALSRIFVVVLIDSVKYVTYSCMLPFRGAAPHLVTT